The following are encoded in a window of Gossypium raimondii isolate GPD5lz chromosome 13, ASM2569854v1, whole genome shotgun sequence genomic DNA:
- the LOC105782635 gene encoding pre-mRNA-splicing factor ATP-dependent RNA helicase DEAH7 isoform X1, with amino-acid sequence MSLDVGAREKQGNPKVDDGFKVPKEKITCIAASVDVDEGFESSGVEETRSTVTNGSRSHTNRRYRDKTASITTNSESGVTLDRGGSDDTFGTPRSREHRSSDVPASPSRSSRTVSSRSLRYEREDHGVERRLSSDDSRNEHRNARKRHYYDDRRDTHGRYGEDYRRSRNRYESRTPGRSDWDDGRWEWQDTPNRDSYSGSSRRHQPSPAPMFLGASPDARLVSPWMGDRTPRSTVSASPWDYASPSPVPIRASGASVKSSSSRYGRTSHQLSFSSESSQSFEDEADKNSLAEEHNYEITESMRLEMEYNSDRAWYDREEGNTMFDADSSSLFLGDEASFQKKEAELAKRLVRRDGTKMSLAQSKKLSQLTADNAQWEDRQLLRSGAVRGTEVQTEFDDEDERKVILLVHDTKPPFLDGRIVFTKQAEPVMPIKDPTSDMAIISRKGSNLVKEIHEKQSMSKSRQRFWELAGSKLGDILGVEKTAEQIDADTAEVGEHGEIDFKEDAKFAQHLKKGEAVSEFAMSKSIAEQRQYLPIYSVRDELLQVIRENQVVVVVGETGSGKTTQLTQYLHEDGYTINGVVGCTQPRRVAAMSVAKRVSEEMETELGDKVGYAIRFEDVTGPNTIIKYMTDGVLLRETLKDADLDKYRVIVMDEAHERSLNTDVLFGILKKVVAQRRDFKLIVTSATLNAQKFSNFFGSVPIFHIPGRTFPVNILYSKTPCEDYVEAAVKQAMTIHITSSPGDILIFMTGQDEIEAACYALAERIEQLISSTRKGVPKLLILPIYSQLPADLQAKIFQKAEDGARKCIVATNIAETSLTVDGIFYVIDTGFGKMKVYNPKMGMDALQVFPVSRAAADQRAGRAGRTGPGTCYRLYTESAYLNEMLPAPVPEIQRTNLGNVVLLLKSLKIENLLDFDFMDPPPQENILNSMYQLWVLGALNNVGGLTDIGWKMVEFPLDPPLAKMLLMGEQLECLDEVLTIVSMLSVPSVFFRPKDRAEESDAAREKFFVPESDHLTLLNVYRQWKANQYRGDWCNDHFLHVKGLKKAREVRSQLLDILKTLKIPLTSCGFDWDIVRKAICSAYFHNAARLKGVGEYVNCRNGMPCHLHPSSALYGLGYTPEYVVYHELILTTKEYMQCVTAVEPQWLAELGPMFFSVKESDTTLLEHKRKQKEEKTAMEEEMENLRKMQAEAEEESKEKERQKRAKQQQQVSMPGLRKGSSTYLRPKKFGL; translated from the exons ATGA gTTTGGACGTTGGTGCTAGAGAGAAGCAAGGAAATCCTAAAGTTGATGATGGATTCAaggttccaaaagaaaaaatcacCTGCATTGCGGCATCTGTTGATGTGGATGAGGGGTTTGAATCTTCTGGAGTTGAAGAAACTAGGAGTACTGTTACAAATGGCAGCCGAAGCCACACTAACAGACGCTATCGTGATAAGACAGCTAGCATAACAACTAATTCTG AAAGTGGAGTTACTCTAGACAGAGGAGGAAGTGATGATACATTTGGTACTCCTCGCTCAAGAGAACATAGGAGTTCGGAT GTTCCAGCTTCACCTAGTCGGAGTTCCCGCACTGTCTCTTCTAGGAGTTTAAGGTATGAGAGAGAAGATCATGGTGTGGAGAGAAGACTTTCCAGTGATGATTCTAGAAATGAGCACAGGAATGCAAGAAAAAGACACTATTATGATGATAGAAGGGACACCCATGGCCGATATGGTGAAGATTATAGAAGAAGCCGAAATAGATATGAAAGTAGGACACCTG GCAGATCTGATTGGGATGATGGGAGATGGGAATGGCAAGATACCCCAAACCGGGATAGTTACTCTGGTAGTAGCAGGCGCCATCAACCTTCTCCAGCTCCAATGTTTCTTGGGGCTTCACCTGATGCTAGATTAGTTTCTCCATGGATGGGAGACCGAACTCCTCGTTCAACTG TTAGTGCTTCTCCTTGGGACTATGCGTCTCCTTCTCCAGTTCCAATACGAGCCTCTGGGGCATCTGTAAAATCTTCAAGCTCTAGATATGGTCGGACATCACATCAGCTTAGCTTTTCAAGTGAAAGTTCTCAGTCATTTGAG GATGAAGCGGATAAGAACAGTTTGGCAGAAGAACACAATTATGAGATTACAGAAAGTATGCGCTTGGAGATGGAGTATAATTCAGACCGTGCATG GTATGATAGAGAAGAAGGAAACACCATGTTTGATGCCGATAGTTCGTCACTTTTTCTTGGGGATGAAGCTTCATTCCAAAAGAAAGAAGCAGAGTTGGCCAAAAGATTG GTTCGACGAGATGGCACTAAGATGTCACTTGCTCAGAGCAAAAAGTTGTCTCAGCTTACTGCTGATAATGCTCAGTGGGAAGACCGACAGCTTTTAAGATCTGGAGCTGTTAGAGGTACTGAGGTGCAAACCGAGTTTGATGATGAGGATGAACGCAAGGTGATTCTTCTAGTACATG ATACAAAACCTCCATTCTTGGATGGCAGAATTGTGTTCACAAAACAAGCAGAGCCAGTTATGCCTATAAAAGATCCGACATCAGATATGGCCATAATTTCACGAAAaggatctaatttggttaaggaaATTCATGAGAAGCAAAGCATGAGTAAGTCTCGCCAACGGTTTTGGGAGCTTGCAGGTTCTAAGCTTGGTGATATCCTTGGAGTTGAGAAAACAGCAGAACAG ATTGATGCTGACACTGCCGAAGTAGGTGAACATGGTGAAATTGATTTCAAAGAAGATGCTAAATTTGCACAACATTTGAAGAAGGGGGAGGCTGTAAGTGAATTTGCAATGTCCAAAAGCATAGCTGAGCAGCGTCAATACTTGCCAATATATTCTGTGCGGGATGAGTTGCTGCAG GTGATTAGAGAAAATCAGGTAGTAGTTGTTGTGGGTGAAACTGGGTCTGGTAAAACAACTCAACTTACACAGTATCTTCATGAAGATGGGTACACTATAAATGGTGTAGTTGGTTGTACCCAGCCTAGGCGTGTGGCTGCCATGAGTGTAGCAAAAAGAGTTAGTGAAGAGATGGAGACAGAGCTCGGTGATAAAGTTGGCTATGCCATACGTTTTGAAGATGTGACTGGGCCAAACACCATAATTAAG TATATGACTGATGGTGTCCTCCTTCGTGAAACATTAAAAGATGCTGATCTTGACAAGTATCG TGTCATCGTGATGGATGAGGCACATGAGAGATCACTAAACACTGATGTGCTATTTGGAATATTGAAAAAGGTGGTTGCTCAACGCCGTGATTTCAAGCTTATCGTGACATCTGCAACTCTCAATGCAcagaaattttcaaatttctttggaAG TGTACCGATTTTCCACATTCCTGGTAGAACATTTCCGGTCAATATTCTCTATAGTAAGACTCCTTGTGAGGATTACGTTGAAGCTGCAGTGAAACAGGCCATGACTATTCATATCACCAGCTCTCCAGGTGACATCCTCATCTTCATGACTGGCCAAGATGAGATTGAGGCTGCTTGTTATGCCCTTGCAGAACGAATAGAACAACTCATCTCCTCCACCAGGAAAGGTGTTCCTAAACTACTCATACTTCCAATATACTCCCAGTTGCCTGCTGATTTGCAGGCAAAGATATTccagaaggctgaagatggagCTCGCAAATGCATTGTTGCCACTAACATAGCCGAGACATCCTTGACTGTAGATGGAATTTTTTACGTTATTGATACTGGTTTTGGTAAAATGAAAGTCTATAACCCTAAGATGGGTATGGATGCTCTTCAAGTTTTCCCTGTTAGTCGTGCTGCTGCTGACCAGCGCGCAGGTCGTGCTGGTAGAACTGGGCCAGGCACATGTTATAGGTTGTATACAGAGAGTGCATACTTAAATGAGATGCTGCCAGCTCCTGTGCCCGAGATACAAAGGACCAACCTTGGCAATGTGGTGTTGCTGCTCAAGTCTCTTAAAATAGAGAACTTGCTAGATTTTGATTTCATGGATCCACCACCACAGGAAAATATCCTTAATTCTATGTACCAGCTATGGGTCCTGGGTGCGCTTAATAATGTTGGGGGCTTGACTGACATTGGATGGAAAATGGTGGAGTTCCCATTGGATCCGCCGCTTGCCAAGATGCTTTTGATGGGTGAACAGCTAGAATGCTTAGATGAGGTTTTGACCATTGTTTCAATGCTTTCAGTCCCATCTGTATTTTTTCGACCCAAGGATAGGGCAGAGGAGAGTGATGCAGCAAGGGAAAAATTTTTTGTACCAGAATCTGATCACCTAACTTTGCTTAATGTTTACCGGCAATGGAAAGCTAATCAGTATCGAGGAGACTGGTGTAATGACCACTTTTTGCATGTAAAAGGGTTGAAGAAAGCCAGAGAGGTGAGGTCTCAGCTATTAGATATTCTGAAGACGTTGAAAATCCCACTAACGTCCTGTGGATTTGATTGGGACATAGTGAGGAAAGCCATTTGTTCTGCATATTTTCACAATGCAGCAAGATTAAAGGGCGTTGGAGAGTATGTTAATTGCAGGAATGGAATGCCATGCCATTTGCACCCCAGCAGTGCTCTTTATGGGTTGGGTTATACTCCTGAGTATGTAGTTTATCATGAATTGATTTTGACAACAAAGGAGTACATGCAGTGCGTGACGGCAGTGGAGCCACAGTGGCTGGCAGAACTAGGTCCCATGTTCTTTTCAGTGAAAGAGTCGGATACGACATTGTTGGAGCATAAGAGGAAACAAAAGGAGGAGAAAACGGCCATGGAGGAGGAAATGGAAAATCTAAGGAAGATGCAAGCGGAGGCAGAGGAAGAAAGCAAGGAGAAGGAGAGGCAGAAGAGAGCAAAGCAGCAGCAACAAGTTTCAATGCCTGGTTTGCGAAAGGGTTCTTCTACTTATCTAAGACCCAAGAAGTTCGGTTTGTAA
- the LOC105782635 gene encoding pre-mRNA-splicing factor ATP-dependent RNA helicase DEAH7 isoform X2 yields the protein MFLGASPDARLVSPWMGDRTPRSTVSASPWDYASPSPVPIRASGASVKSSSSRYGRTSHQLSFSSESSQSFEDEADKNSLAEEHNYEITESMRLEMEYNSDRAWYDREEGNTMFDADSSSLFLGDEASFQKKEAELAKRLVRRDGTKMSLAQSKKLSQLTADNAQWEDRQLLRSGAVRGTEVQTEFDDEDERKVILLVHDTKPPFLDGRIVFTKQAEPVMPIKDPTSDMAIISRKGSNLVKEIHEKQSMSKSRQRFWELAGSKLGDILGVEKTAEQIDADTAEVGEHGEIDFKEDAKFAQHLKKGEAVSEFAMSKSIAEQRQYLPIYSVRDELLQVIRENQVVVVVGETGSGKTTQLTQYLHEDGYTINGVVGCTQPRRVAAMSVAKRVSEEMETELGDKVGYAIRFEDVTGPNTIIKYMTDGVLLRETLKDADLDKYRVIVMDEAHERSLNTDVLFGILKKVVAQRRDFKLIVTSATLNAQKFSNFFGSVPIFHIPGRTFPVNILYSKTPCEDYVEAAVKQAMTIHITSSPGDILIFMTGQDEIEAACYALAERIEQLISSTRKGVPKLLILPIYSQLPADLQAKIFQKAEDGARKCIVATNIAETSLTVDGIFYVIDTGFGKMKVYNPKMGMDALQVFPVSRAAADQRAGRAGRTGPGTCYRLYTESAYLNEMLPAPVPEIQRTNLGNVVLLLKSLKIENLLDFDFMDPPPQENILNSMYQLWVLGALNNVGGLTDIGWKMVEFPLDPPLAKMLLMGEQLECLDEVLTIVSMLSVPSVFFRPKDRAEESDAAREKFFVPESDHLTLLNVYRQWKANQYRGDWCNDHFLHVKGLKKAREVRSQLLDILKTLKIPLTSCGFDWDIVRKAICSAYFHNAARLKGVGEYVNCRNGMPCHLHPSSALYGLGYTPEYVVYHELILTTKEYMQCVTAVEPQWLAELGPMFFSVKESDTTLLEHKRKQKEEKTAMEEEMENLRKMQAEAEEESKEKERQKRAKQQQQVSMPGLRKGSSTYLRPKKFGL from the exons ATGTTTCTTGGGGCTTCACCTGATGCTAGATTAGTTTCTCCATGGATGGGAGACCGAACTCCTCGTTCAACTG TTAGTGCTTCTCCTTGGGACTATGCGTCTCCTTCTCCAGTTCCAATACGAGCCTCTGGGGCATCTGTAAAATCTTCAAGCTCTAGATATGGTCGGACATCACATCAGCTTAGCTTTTCAAGTGAAAGTTCTCAGTCATTTGAG GATGAAGCGGATAAGAACAGTTTGGCAGAAGAACACAATTATGAGATTACAGAAAGTATGCGCTTGGAGATGGAGTATAATTCAGACCGTGCATG GTATGATAGAGAAGAAGGAAACACCATGTTTGATGCCGATAGTTCGTCACTTTTTCTTGGGGATGAAGCTTCATTCCAAAAGAAAGAAGCAGAGTTGGCCAAAAGATTG GTTCGACGAGATGGCACTAAGATGTCACTTGCTCAGAGCAAAAAGTTGTCTCAGCTTACTGCTGATAATGCTCAGTGGGAAGACCGACAGCTTTTAAGATCTGGAGCTGTTAGAGGTACTGAGGTGCAAACCGAGTTTGATGATGAGGATGAACGCAAGGTGATTCTTCTAGTACATG ATACAAAACCTCCATTCTTGGATGGCAGAATTGTGTTCACAAAACAAGCAGAGCCAGTTATGCCTATAAAAGATCCGACATCAGATATGGCCATAATTTCACGAAAaggatctaatttggttaaggaaATTCATGAGAAGCAAAGCATGAGTAAGTCTCGCCAACGGTTTTGGGAGCTTGCAGGTTCTAAGCTTGGTGATATCCTTGGAGTTGAGAAAACAGCAGAACAG ATTGATGCTGACACTGCCGAAGTAGGTGAACATGGTGAAATTGATTTCAAAGAAGATGCTAAATTTGCACAACATTTGAAGAAGGGGGAGGCTGTAAGTGAATTTGCAATGTCCAAAAGCATAGCTGAGCAGCGTCAATACTTGCCAATATATTCTGTGCGGGATGAGTTGCTGCAG GTGATTAGAGAAAATCAGGTAGTAGTTGTTGTGGGTGAAACTGGGTCTGGTAAAACAACTCAACTTACACAGTATCTTCATGAAGATGGGTACACTATAAATGGTGTAGTTGGTTGTACCCAGCCTAGGCGTGTGGCTGCCATGAGTGTAGCAAAAAGAGTTAGTGAAGAGATGGAGACAGAGCTCGGTGATAAAGTTGGCTATGCCATACGTTTTGAAGATGTGACTGGGCCAAACACCATAATTAAG TATATGACTGATGGTGTCCTCCTTCGTGAAACATTAAAAGATGCTGATCTTGACAAGTATCG TGTCATCGTGATGGATGAGGCACATGAGAGATCACTAAACACTGATGTGCTATTTGGAATATTGAAAAAGGTGGTTGCTCAACGCCGTGATTTCAAGCTTATCGTGACATCTGCAACTCTCAATGCAcagaaattttcaaatttctttggaAG TGTACCGATTTTCCACATTCCTGGTAGAACATTTCCGGTCAATATTCTCTATAGTAAGACTCCTTGTGAGGATTACGTTGAAGCTGCAGTGAAACAGGCCATGACTATTCATATCACCAGCTCTCCAGGTGACATCCTCATCTTCATGACTGGCCAAGATGAGATTGAGGCTGCTTGTTATGCCCTTGCAGAACGAATAGAACAACTCATCTCCTCCACCAGGAAAGGTGTTCCTAAACTACTCATACTTCCAATATACTCCCAGTTGCCTGCTGATTTGCAGGCAAAGATATTccagaaggctgaagatggagCTCGCAAATGCATTGTTGCCACTAACATAGCCGAGACATCCTTGACTGTAGATGGAATTTTTTACGTTATTGATACTGGTTTTGGTAAAATGAAAGTCTATAACCCTAAGATGGGTATGGATGCTCTTCAAGTTTTCCCTGTTAGTCGTGCTGCTGCTGACCAGCGCGCAGGTCGTGCTGGTAGAACTGGGCCAGGCACATGTTATAGGTTGTATACAGAGAGTGCATACTTAAATGAGATGCTGCCAGCTCCTGTGCCCGAGATACAAAGGACCAACCTTGGCAATGTGGTGTTGCTGCTCAAGTCTCTTAAAATAGAGAACTTGCTAGATTTTGATTTCATGGATCCACCACCACAGGAAAATATCCTTAATTCTATGTACCAGCTATGGGTCCTGGGTGCGCTTAATAATGTTGGGGGCTTGACTGACATTGGATGGAAAATGGTGGAGTTCCCATTGGATCCGCCGCTTGCCAAGATGCTTTTGATGGGTGAACAGCTAGAATGCTTAGATGAGGTTTTGACCATTGTTTCAATGCTTTCAGTCCCATCTGTATTTTTTCGACCCAAGGATAGGGCAGAGGAGAGTGATGCAGCAAGGGAAAAATTTTTTGTACCAGAATCTGATCACCTAACTTTGCTTAATGTTTACCGGCAATGGAAAGCTAATCAGTATCGAGGAGACTGGTGTAATGACCACTTTTTGCATGTAAAAGGGTTGAAGAAAGCCAGAGAGGTGAGGTCTCAGCTATTAGATATTCTGAAGACGTTGAAAATCCCACTAACGTCCTGTGGATTTGATTGGGACATAGTGAGGAAAGCCATTTGTTCTGCATATTTTCACAATGCAGCAAGATTAAAGGGCGTTGGAGAGTATGTTAATTGCAGGAATGGAATGCCATGCCATTTGCACCCCAGCAGTGCTCTTTATGGGTTGGGTTATACTCCTGAGTATGTAGTTTATCATGAATTGATTTTGACAACAAAGGAGTACATGCAGTGCGTGACGGCAGTGGAGCCACAGTGGCTGGCAGAACTAGGTCCCATGTTCTTTTCAGTGAAAGAGTCGGATACGACATTGTTGGAGCATAAGAGGAAACAAAAGGAGGAGAAAACGGCCATGGAGGAGGAAATGGAAAATCTAAGGAAGATGCAAGCGGAGGCAGAGGAAGAAAGCAAGGAGAAGGAGAGGCAGAAGAGAGCAAAGCAGCAGCAACAAGTTTCAATGCCTGGTTTGCGAAAGGGTTCTTCTACTTATCTAAGACCCAAGAAGTTCGGTTTGTAA